From a region of the Coffea arabica cultivar ET-39 chromosome 3e, Coffea Arabica ET-39 HiFi, whole genome shotgun sequence genome:
- the LOC140038254 gene encoding large ribosomal subunit protein uL2cz-like gives MAIHLYKTSTPSTRNGTVDSQVKSNPRNNLIYGQHRCGKGRNARGIITAGHRGGGHKRLYRKIDFRRTEKDIYGRIVTIEYDPNRNAYICLIHYGDGEKRYILHPRGALIGDTIVSGTEVPIKMGNALPLKSTSTDMPLGTAIHNIEITLGKGGQLARAAGAVAKLIAKEGKSATLKLPSGEVRLISKNCSATVGQVGNVGVNQKSLGRAGSKRWLGKRPVVRGVVMNPVDHPHGGGEGRAPIGRKKPTTPWGYPALGRRSRKRNKYSDNLILRRCSK, from the exons ATGGCGATACATTTATACAAAACTTCTACCCCGAGCACACGCAATGGAACTGTAGACAGTCAAGTGAAATCCAATCCACGAAACAATTTGATCTATGGACAGCATCGTTGTGGTAAAGGTCGTAATGCCAGAGGAATCATTACCGCAGGGCATAGAGGGGGAGGTCATAAGCGTCTATACCGTAAAATCGATTTTCGACGGACTGAAAAAGACATATATGGTAGAATCGTAACCATAGAATACGACCCTAATCGAAATGCATACATTTGTCTCATACACTATGGGGATGGTGAGAAGAGATATATTTTACATCCCAGAGGGGCTCTAATTGGAGATACCATTGTTTCTGGTACAGAAGTTCCTATAAAAATGGGAAATGCCCTACCTTTGA AATCTACTTCAACCGATATGCCCTTAGGCACGGCCATACATAACATAGAAATCACACTTGGAAAGGGTGGACAATTAGCTAGAGCAGCGGGTGCTGTAGCGAAACTGATTGCAAAAGAGGGTAAATCGGCCACATTAAAATTACCTTCTGGGGAGGTCCGTTTGATATCCAAAAACTGCTCAGCAACAGTCGGACAAGTAGGGAATGTTGGGGTGAATCAGAAAAGTTTGGGTAGAGCCGGATCTAAGCGTTGGCTAGGTAAGCGTCCTGTAGTAAGAGGAGTAGTTATGAACCCTGTAGACCATCCCCATGGAGGTGGGGAAGGGAGAGCTCCAATTGGTAGAAAAAAACCCACAACCCCTTGGGGTTATCCTGCACTTGGAAGAAGAAGTAGAAAAAGGAATAAATATAGTGATAATTTGATTCTTCGTCGCTGTAGTAAATAG